The following proteins are co-located in the Engraulis encrasicolus isolate BLACKSEA-1 chromosome 2, IST_EnEncr_1.0, whole genome shotgun sequence genome:
- the LOC134439778 gene encoding transcription factor Sox-8-like, protein MLKMTEEHDKKHMEPPCSPAGTNSSMSQEDESDSDAPCSPTGSDGHGSLLASLGKKGDNEEDDRFPACIRDAVSQVLKGYDWSLVPMPARGNGSLKNKPHVKRPMNAFMVWAQAARRKLADQYPHLHNAELSKTLGKLWRLLSESEKRPFVDEAERLRVQHKKDHPDYKYQPRRRKSVKPGQNDSDSGAEMGHQMYKTEPGLGGLAGLADGHHHPDHTGQPHGPPTPPTTPKTDLHHHHHHGAKGDLKHEGRRLMDGSGGVVVGHRQNIDFSNVDISELSTDVISNMEAFDVHEFDQYLPLNGHLASAAAGGGGANMPPGGGPDGHGHGHGHGHGGHGSSSVTGAAAGVPFGSPYGHHANPAAAAAAASWSRKAALGPSAPSPSSSSITDGHRPAQIKTEQMSPSHYSEPPPHVSPSHPDYPPYPPQPCATSGGAANGGGSASGSSSSSVSAVAAAAAAAAASSPFSSSQCDYTDLQSSSSYYSPYSGYPSGLYQYPYFHSSRRPPYGSPILNSLSLQSSHSPTANWEQPVYTTLSRP, encoded by the exons ATGTTGAAGATGACAGAGGAACACGACAAGAAACACATGGAACCTCCTTGCAGCCCAGCGGGCACCAACAGCTCCATGTCCCAAGAAGACGAGTCGGACTCGGATGCCCCCTGCTCCCCTACGGGCTCCGACGGCCACGGCTCGCTGCTCGCCAGTTTGGGCAAAAAGGGGGATAACGAAGAAGACGACAGGTTCCCCGCCTGCATCCGCGACGCTGTCTCACAAGTTCTGAAGGGATACGATTGGTCGCTGGTCCCTATGCCCGCACGGGGAAACGGCTCCCTGAAAAACAAACCTCATGTCAAGAGACCGATGAATGCCTTCATGGTTTGGGCGCAAGCTGCGCGCAGAAAGCTGGCCGACCAGTATCCCCATTTGCACAACGCAGAACTTAGCAAGACTCTTGGCAAACTCTGGCG CTTGTTATCGGAGAGTGAAAAACGGCCATTTGTTGACGAGGCCGAGCGGCTACGTGTCCAGCACAAGAAAGATCATCCAGACTACAAGTACCAGCCAAGGCGACGGAAGAGTGTGAAGCCCGGCCAGAACGACTCTGACTCCGGGGCTGAGATGGGACACCAGATGTACAAGACGGAGCCAGGACTTGGTGGTTTGGCTGGACTAGCCGACGGGCATCATCACCCAGACCACACAG GTCAACCGCATGGCCctcccacaccccccaccacccccaagaccgacctgcaccaccaccaccaccacggggcCAAGGGAGACCTCAAGCACGAGGGGCGCCGCCTGATGGACGGCAGCGGTGGTGTCGTCGTAGGCCATCGGCAGAACATCGACTTCAGCAACGTGGACATCTCGGAGCTCAGCACCGACGTCATCTCCAACATGGAGGCCTTCGACGTGCACGAGTTCGACCAGTACCTGCCCCTCAACGGTCACCTGGCCTCGGCCGccgcaggtggtggtggtgcaaaCATGCCCCCTGGTGGCGGGCCCGACGGGCACGGACACGGGCATGGGCACGGACACGGCGGGCACGGTTCCAGTTCTGTCACGGGGGCAGCTGCCGGCGTTCCGTTCGGCTCCCCATACGGCCACCACGCCAACccggctgccgctgctgctgccgcctccTGGAGCCGCAAGGCCGCACTGGGCCCGtccgccccctccccctcctcctcctccatcacagaCGGCCACCGACCGGCCCAGATCAAGACGGAGCAGATGAGCCCCAGCCACTACAGCGAGCCGCCGCCGCACGTCTCCCCGTCGCACCCCGACTACCCGCCGTACCCGCCCCAGCCCTGCGCCACGTCCGGCGGCGCCGCCAACGGTGGTGGTTCGGCCTCcggctcctcctcgtcctccgtcTCGGCGGTGGCTGCTGCGgcggccgccgccgccgcctcctcGCCGTTCTCCAGTTCCCAGTGTGACTATACGGACCTCCAGAGCTCCAGCTCCTACTATAGCCCCTACTCTGGCTACCCCTCTGGCCTCTACCAGTACCCGTACTTCCACTCGTCGCGGAGGCCGCCTTACGGCAGCCCCATCCTCAACAGCCTGTCGCTACAGTCCTCCCACAGCCCCACGGCCAACTGGGAGCAGCCCGTCTACACCACCCTCTCCCGGCCCTGA